The DNA region ATGTTCGACGAGGACCTGGAGGCGATCCTCATGGACGAGGTGTTCCGGATCCCGGACACCTACCGCCTCCTCTCCCTGGGCGTGATGAGCGGCTCCGGCGTCCTGCCCACCGCTGCGGTCTGCCTGGAGGTGGGTGGCCAGGAGCACCGGGCCTCGGCCATCGGCGTCGGCCCCATCGATGCAGCCTTCCGGGCCATTGCCGAGATCACCGCCACGGCCAGCCGGCTCCTTTTCTTCTCGGTGAGCTCCATCACCGGCGGCACCGACGCCCAGGGCGAGGTGACGGTACGGCTGGCCCTGGACGGCCGCTCGGTCATCGGCCAGGGCTCGGACCCGGACATCATCACCGCTGCGGCCAAGGCCTACCTCAATGGCCTCAACCGCATGGAGTACCTCAAAAGGGAGATGAACCGCAGCCTGGTCTCCCTGTGATCCGCGCCACTTTGCCCGCTGTCCGGCCGGACGGCGGGATTTTTTTGCAACCTTCAGCCGGCAAACTGAGGAAGGAAGACCCATGGCAACGAAGACTTACAACATCGCGGTGATTGGCGGCGACGGTACCGGCCCGGAGGTGGTGGCCGAAGGCGTGAAGGTTCTTAGGACCGCGGCCGCCAAGTTCGGCTTTGACCTGAGCCTCACCGACTACGACTACGGCGGCGACCGCTACCTGCGCACCGGCGAGGTGCTGCCGGCCGACGCCGTGGAGCGGCTGTCCGGGCACCAGGCCATCTTTCTGGGCGCCATCGGCCACCCGGACGTCAAGCCAGGCATCCTGGAGAAGGGCATCCTCCTCCATCTCCGGTTCGCCCTGGACCAGTACATCAACCTGCGGCCGGTGATCCTCTACCCGGGCGTCGACACCCCCCTCAAGAACAAGGGGCCGGCGGACATCGATTTCGTGGTGGTGCGGGAGAACACCGAGGGCCTGTATGCTGGCGCCGGCGGTGTGCTCCGGAAGGGCACCCCGGACGAGGTGGCGGTGCAGGAGTCCATCAACACCCGGAAAGGGGCCGAGCGCTGCATCCGTTTTGCCTTCGAGTACGCCCGCCGGCGCAACAAGAGGAAGAAGGTGACCCTGTGCGGCAAGACCAATGTCCTCACCTTCGCCTTCGACCTCTGGGAACGAGCGTTCTATGAGGTGGCCAAGGAGTACCCGGACATCCAAACCGACTATGCCCACGTGGACGCCACCTGCATGTGGATGGTCAAGAACCCGGAATGGTTCGACGTCATCGTCACCGACAACATGTTCGGTGACATCATCACCGACCTGGGGGCCATGATCCAGGGCGGCATGGGCATTGCCGCCGGCGGCAACATCAACCCCCAGGGGGTGAGCATGTTCGAGCCCATCGGCGGCTCGGCGCCCAAGTACACGGGCAAGAACGTCATCAACCCCCTGGCCGCCATCGGCGCCGCCCAGATGATGCTGGACTTCCTGGGCGAGACGGCGGCGGCCGCCGCGGTGGAGAGCGCCATCAAGAAGGTGGTGGCCGAGGACCTCAAAAGCCTGGCTGCCGGCCGCATGGGCTACGGCACCCGGGAGGTGGGGGATCTGGTGGCCCAGGCGGTGTAAGGGGGTTCGGACGGAGGCGGATTCACACCCCCAGCCGACGAGATCAGGAGCTTCGCCGGTTGGGAGAACCGAGGGGAGTCATAAGGGGATCGTTCATGTGTGCACATGATGGGCAATTCAACGTGGCGGTGGCTGGCGCCACCGGCGCCGTGGGCAAGGCCATGCTGGAGGTGCTCGCGCGCCGCGACTTTCCGGTCAACGACCTGCGCCTCCTGGCCTCCGAGCGGTCGGTGGGCAAGAAGCTCATGTTCCGGGGCGAGGAGATCCCGGTCATGCAGCTCACCAAGGACTCCTTCCGGGGCATCGACATCGCCCTGTTCTCGGCCGGCGCCGCCCGTTCCCTGGAGTTCGCGCCAGCAGCGGCGGCGGCCGGCGCCGTGGTCATCGACAACTCCTCCGCCTTTCGCATGGATCCCGCGATCCCACTGGTGGTGCCGGAGGTGAACCCGGATGCCATCGCCTTGCACCGCAACCGGGGCATCATCGCCAACCCCAACTGCTCCACCATCCAGATGGTGGTGGCCCTGAAGCCCCTGCACGACCGGGCCCGCATCAGGCGCATCGTTGTCTCCACCTACCAGGCGGTCTCCGGCACCGGCGCCAAGGCCATCGAGGAGCTGGACCGTCAGGTGCGGGCCTATGCCGCCGGCAAGCCCATGGAGGCCCAGGTCTACCCGTACCAGATCGCCTTCAACTGCCTGCCCCACATCGACGTCTTCCTCGACAACGGCTATACGAAAGAGGAGATGAAGATGGTCCACGAAACCCGGAAGATCCTTGGTGACCAGACCATCGGGGTCACCGCCACCACGGTGCGGGTACCGGTCTTCTACGGCCATTCCGAGGCGGTGAACATCGAGACCGAAGAGAAGCTCACCGCAGCGGTGGCCAAGGAGATTTTGGCCGGCGCCCCGGGGGTGCGGCTGGCGGACGACCCGGACAACAAGGTCTACCCCATGGCCATCGATGCCGCCGGCGCCTTCGAGACCCTGGTGGGCCGTATCCGGGAGGACGAGTCCATCGCCAATGGCCTCAACCTGTGGATCGTCTCGGACAACATCCTGAAGGGCGCGGCCTTGAACGCGGTGCAGATCGCCGAGGTCCTCTGCCAGGAGTACCGCTAGCGTTTTGCGGATCATCGCCGGCACGGCCCGGGGCCGACGCCTGGCGGTGCCGGCCGGCCGGTCGGTGCGGCCCACCGCCGACCGGGCCCGGGAGGCCCTGTTCTCCATCCTCGGCCCGCGGGTGGCCGGCGCCCGGGTGCTGGATCTCTTTGCCGGCACCGGCGCCCTTGGCCTGGAGGCCTTGAGCCGGGGCGCGGCCAGTGCCGTTCTCGTGGACAGCCAGCCCCAGGCCCTGGCCATCCTGGCCCGCAACGTCGAGGCCTGCGGCTTCGGGGATCGGGCCCGGATCCTGGCCCGGGACCTCGACCGCGGCCTGGCCTTTCTCGAGCCCCTGGCCGGCCCCCAGGGCTTCTCCCTGGTCTTTCTCGATCCTCCCTACCGCCAGGGCCTGGCGGCCCGGACCCTGGAGGGCTTGGCCACCGGCCGCCTGGTGGCCGCGGGCGGCTGGGTCGTGGCCGAGGAGGCCGCCGGCCAGGAACTGCCCGCTCTCGCCGGCCGCCTCGCCATCGCCGACCAGCGCCGCTACGGCGAGGCCGGCTTCTGGCTCTACCTTTGCGGCTAGGCCCCACCCACCACCTGCCATGAGCGACTACCAGCCCTTCGTTTCGCCGGACCTGCCCTACCGCCTGGCGGTCTACCCCGGCACCTTCGACCCCATCACCAACGGCCACCTGGACATCATCCAGCGGGCGCTCATGATCACCGACCGGCTGGTGGTGGCGGTGGCCGAGAGCACCGGCAAGTCGCCCCTGTTCGATCTGAAGGAGCGGCTTGCCATGGCCCGGGCCTGCTTCGGCGTCCATGAGGACCGCATCGAGGTGGCCAGCTTCTCCGGCCTGCTGGTGGACTTCGCCTACACCCGGGGCGCCCGCATCATCATCCGCGGCCTGCGGGCGGTGTCGGATTTCGAATACGAGTTCCAGCTCGCCCTCATGAACCGGCGGCTGGAGCGGGAAGTGGAGACGGTCTTTCTCATGACCGGCTTCCGCTGGATCTACATCAGCTCCAGCATCATCAAGGAAGCGGCCCGCTTTGGTGGCGATGTCAGCGGCCTGGTGCCGGACCACGTCTGCGAGGCGCTCAGGAGGAAGTATCTGGCCGGACCGGGCTGAGGGGGGAGAGTTGCCATGCGCGGCGCACACCCGAATGGATGAAACGCCGGAAGCCCGCCATGGTGGTCTCCCATAGGTCCTATAGGTCCTATAAGTCCCATGGGGCCATGGGAGCCATGGGACCTGTGGGTTGCCATACGCAAGGCGCTAAAAAATGAATGAACCGCCCGGCGACCCCGAGGGGAGGCTCAGGGAGGGAAAGCGGCGGTCAGGGCCTGCTGGACGGCGGCGAGGAGGCCGGGCAGGGCGGGGCTGGGGGAGAGGTCGGAGGTCCGGGGCAAGAGGGCGCGGGCGCGGCCGGCCATCTTGACCGCGGCAGCGTCATGGCCGGCTTCCCGGTGCACCAGGGCGCCGGCGGCCAGGATCAGGCCGTGCAGGGCAGCGCGCTCCTGCCCCCGGGCCCGGCGCCAGCGCCCTTCGATGAGCTCGTGCACCTCGAAGAACAGGCCCTGCTCCCACAAAGCGGCCAAGGCCTGCCACCAGCCGCTGTCATCTGTCACTGGCCCGCGGCCGAGAACCGTAGTGTAACCGGCGAGCCGCCGGTCAAGATAGTCCAGGTGCACGGCCGCCAGCCGGGGCCGGAAGCCGGCCGCCACCGCGAGCACGGGGTCCGGCTGGCCGCTGGCCAGGGCCGCGGCCAGGGCCTGGGACAACTGGTTGCGCAGATCCCGGGCCAGGCGGTCGCCAAAGGGATCAAAGGAGGAATAAGGCATTCGATGAGCGCTGCTCCGGTGGTGCCCGCTCGGGACGATCTCGTCTGCGGGCCATTCTCGGGTCAGGCCGAGGAGGTGGCCTGCCCTTTGTGCCAGCCGGCGCCGCCGCCGGTTCTGGTCTTCCGCAAGGCCAACGGGGTGGGCATCTGGCGCTGCCCCGGCTGCGACATCCTCTACGCCTCGCCCCGCTTCACCGAGGCCTCGCTTCTGGCCATCTACGAGAGCCCGGCCTTCTTCGCCGCCGGCTATGTGGAGCGCCTGGCCGGCTGGAGCTACGAGACCTGGCCGCGCCGGGAGCCGCAGGAGTACCACATCGCCCGGCTCAAGGTCAACCTGGTCCGGCAGCATCTCGGCCCCGGGGCCCGGATCCTCGACGTCGGCTGCCATATCGGCCTGTTCTGCCGGGAGGCCCAGGAGCAGGGCCTGGCCGCCGAGGGCCTGGAGCCCAGCCGCATGCTGGCCGACCTGGCCGGCCGCACCACCGGGGTTACAGTCCACAACCAGCTCCTGGAGGACTTCGCGCCCGCCACGCCCTACCAGGGCCTGGTGGTCTGGGACGTCCTGGAGCATGTCTACGACCCGCTGCGGCTCCTTGCCCACTGCCACCGTCTCACCGGCCCGGACGGCTATCTGTTCCTCCAGGTGCCCAG from Thermodesulfobacteriota bacterium includes:
- the rsmD gene encoding 16S rRNA (guanine(966)-N(2))-methyltransferase RsmD; amino-acid sequence: MRIIAGTARGRRLAVPAGRSVRPTADRAREALFSILGPRVAGARVLDLFAGTGALGLEALSRGAASAVLVDSQPQALAILARNVEACGFGDRARILARDLDRGLAFLEPLAGPQGFSLVFLDPPYRQGLAARTLEGLATGRLVAAGGWVVAEEAAGQELPALAGRLAIADQRRYGEAGFWLYLCG
- a CDS encoding 3-isopropylmalate dehydrogenase, whose translation is MATKTYNIAVIGGDGTGPEVVAEGVKVLRTAAAKFGFDLSLTDYDYGGDRYLRTGEVLPADAVERLSGHQAIFLGAIGHPDVKPGILEKGILLHLRFALDQYINLRPVILYPGVDTPLKNKGPADIDFVVVRENTEGLYAGAGGVLRKGTPDEVAVQESINTRKGAERCIRFAFEYARRRNKRKKVTLCGKTNVLTFAFDLWERAFYEVAKEYPDIQTDYAHVDATCMWMVKNPEWFDVIVTDNMFGDIITDLGAMIQGGMGIAAGGNINPQGVSMFEPIGGSAPKYTGKNVINPLAAIGAAQMMLDFLGETAAAAAVESAIKKVVAEDLKSLAAGRMGYGTREVGDLVAQAV
- a CDS encoding aspartate-semialdehyde dehydrogenase, encoding MCAHDGQFNVAVAGATGAVGKAMLEVLARRDFPVNDLRLLASERSVGKKLMFRGEEIPVMQLTKDSFRGIDIALFSAGAARSLEFAPAAAAAGAVVIDNSSAFRMDPAIPLVVPEVNPDAIALHRNRGIIANPNCSTIQMVVALKPLHDRARIRRIVVSTYQAVSGTGAKAIEELDRQVRAYAAGKPMEAQVYPYQIAFNCLPHIDVFLDNGYTKEEMKMVHETRKILGDQTIGVTATTVRVPVFYGHSEAVNIETEEKLTAAVAKEILAGAPGVRLADDPDNKVYPMAIDAAGAFETLVGRIREDESIANGLNLWIVSDNILKGAALNAVQIAEVLCQEYR
- the coaD gene encoding pantetheine-phosphate adenylyltransferase; amino-acid sequence: MSDYQPFVSPDLPYRLAVYPGTFDPITNGHLDIIQRALMITDRLVVAVAESTGKSPLFDLKERLAMARACFGVHEDRIEVASFSGLLVDFAYTRGARIIIRGLRAVSDFEYEFQLALMNRRLEREVETVFLMTGFRWIYISSSIIKEAARFGGDVSGLVPDHVCEALRRKYLAGPG
- a CDS encoding class I SAM-dependent methyltransferase; this translates as MSAAPVVPARDDLVCGPFSGQAEEVACPLCQPAPPPVLVFRKANGVGIWRCPGCDILYASPRFTEASLLAIYESPAFFAAGYVERLAGWSYETWPRREPQEYHIARLKVNLVRQHLGPGARILDVGCHIGLFCREAQEQGLAAEGLEPSRMLADLAGRTTGVTVHNQLLEDFAPATPYQGLVVWDVLEHVYDPLRLLAHCHRLTGPDGYLFLQVPSHRGLADRYKTLLCRLGLKRCDFKHFGFPWHVYSFSPASLRRLLARAGYQAILVESWSHHMKEGRTGPLARLAAAFVRRRCWTDYIVAVGQRG
- a CDS encoding DUF309 domain-containing protein → MPYSSFDPFGDRLARDLRNQLSQALAAALASGQPDPVLAVAAGFRPRLAAVHLDYLDRRLAGYTTVLGRGPVTDDSGWWQALAALWEQGLFFEVHELIEGRWRRARGQERAALHGLILAAGALVHREAGHDAAAVKMAGRARALLPRTSDLSPSPALPGLLAAVQQALTAAFPP